One window from the genome of Podospora pseudocomata strain CBS 415.72m chromosome 6, whole genome shotgun sequence encodes:
- a CDS encoding hypothetical protein (EggNog:ENOG503P1RW; COG:S), protein MHIRTLLLSALPPLALAHGNHGGGGEGGSQKPAVDPHANWMTRHMAEEHHITSFDPPSFFTLHDFDSSGHLDAPEILKLYGLLDPSNAHYTPAQRDAFARQILDLIDTNRDDLISKDEFLHYLLVEGKELPDLGTGPGHHGDDEYEYEIHHWEKYHDENTKLEDLTHPEDIEHFKKHEEMEREEEEREEREKKAREQGGEGKGWVVEENIPGKFRRVDL, encoded by the exons ATGCACATCCGAACCCTCCTCCTATCAGCCCTCCCACCCCTAGCCCTCGCCCACGGCaaccacggcggcggcggcgaaggCGGCTCCCAAAAGCCAGCCGTAGACCCACACGCGAATTGGATGACGAGACACATGGCTG AGGAGCACCACATAACCTCCTTCgaccccccttccttcttcaccctccaCGATTTCGACTCCTCCGGCCACCTCGACGCCCCCGAAATCCTCAAGCTCTACGGCCTCCTCGACCCCTCCAACGCCCACTACACCCCCGCCCAGCGCGACGCCTTCGCCCGCCAAATCCTCGACCTGATCGACACCAACCGCGACGACCTCATCTCCAAAGACGAGTTTTTGCATTACTTGCTggtggaagggaaggagcTGCCTGATTTGGGCACGGGGCCGGGCCATCACGGAGATGATGAGTACGAGTATGAGATTCATCACTGGGAGAAGTACCATGATGAGAATACAAAGTTGGAGGATCTGACGCATCCGGAGGATATTGAGCACTTTAAGAAGCatgaggagatggagcgggaggaggaggagagggaggaacgggagaagaaggcgagggagcaggggggggaggggaaggggtgggtggtggaggagaataTTCCGGGCAAGTTTAGGAGGGTGGATCTCTAG